CTATTAAGCTGGGCATTGGACTTGTCCCTGAAGATCGTCGTTCACAAGGGCTTGTTCTGGGGCATTCAGTAAAAGAGAATACGATATTACCAAGCTTGAAAAAGGTTTCAAAGAAAAATCTCATCCAAAACAAAATCGCTAATGAGAAGGTTGAAAGATTAGTCGCTAAGTTGAAAATAAAAACAGATGACATTTACAAAGAAGCTTCTTTGTTATCAGGAGGAAATCAGCAAAAAATTGTATTAGCTAAATGGCTTTTGAACGATACCGACATCTTAATTCTAGACGAACCTACCAGCGGTGTCGATATAGGTGCAAAAACAGATATAATCGAAATCATTCGGGAAATTGCTGATTTAGGTAAGGCGGTACTTGTTATTTCATCTGAAATGACTGAGTTGTTAGCAATGAGTGATCGAGTTCTCGTCATGAAGGATGGGGTCGTTACAAATTCATTAGAACGTAAACGCATTGAAAGCGAGGAGGAAGTTGAACGTGCCATCCAAAATGAGTGATACACTGAAAAAGTTTGACTGGAGACAAAACATTGTCTATATTGCCTTTGTTTTAATTCTGATTTATTTTTCTATTACCCTGCAGGATTATGGATTTTTGACCCCGGACAATCTGTTAAATATTGCACGTCAAACTGCAATGATTTCCATTATGGGAGTGGCGATGACATTTGTTATTGCATCTAAAGAGATTGATTTATCAGTAGGTTCCGTAGCTGCATTATCAGCTATTACGACTGCATTAACGATGCAGGCGGGTCTCGGAATGTTTGCTGCTATCTTTGTAGGTTTACTGACAGGCATCTTGATCGGTTTTATAAATGGTTACTTAGTGACGAAAATTGCTATTCCCAGCTTCCTGGTAACGCTGGCAATGATGATGGTAGTAAGAGGTTTGGCAATGTGGATTTCGGGTACTGCCCCAATACCAATCATGAGTGAACATTACATTTTCTTCTTTGGATCTGGAAACGTGCTCGGTATACCAATTCTGCTTTTCTGGACAATTGTCATTGCCTTTATTGGTCATTTTCTGCTAAGACATTCTGTTTTTGGCAGGCAGACGCTGGCAACTGGTGGGAATGAGACAGCTGCAATATTTTCAGGAGTAAAAACTGCACGCATAAAAATGGCTGTTTTTATGGGTACTGGTGCCATGGCTGCTTTAGCAGGCATGTTATACGCAGGCAGACTTCAAGCTGGGCGCTTCACATTTGGTGAAGGAGATGAGCTATCTGTCATAGCTGCTGTCATCTTAGGTGGAACAAGCCTGTTTGGTGGTGTAGGAACCGTTGTTGGTACTGTCATCGGCTCCATCATGATTGGTACAATAAACAATGCACTTATTTTACAGGGACTAGACGTCAGTCAGCAAATGATGGTTCAGGGAGCTATAATCATTTTAGCTGTTGCGTTTGGTCGTAAAACAAAGAAAGTTTAGTCTTCGATGACGAAAGTATTTGAAATAAGGCTGGCGTATAACGCAAGATCTTATAGAGTTTTCGCAACGTCCATCAGAGAATGAACTGATGGGCTTGCTTCGTTTTATAACCCTATAGAAAGTTAATTGAAAGTACAACTATGATGTGAATCCTGTATTTATAAGTAATTATATCGTATAATTGGAAACGGAGTCTTTTCCTAAAATAATGATGGATGAGGGTCCATTATTACTTTAGGAAAAGACTTAATGTGATTATACGTGAGTTTTGTAAATTGGAGGTCAGAAGAATGGCTACCATTCAAGATATAGCAAAAATGGCTGGAGTATCAGTTGCAACGGTCTCGCATGTTGTGAATCAAACAAGATACGTTAGCCCGCGCACTGTAAAAAAAGTTGAGGATGTCATCAACTCAATGGATGAACTGCCTAAATTTATCGTAAAAAAACAAAAGGCAGCGCGTTCAAATGGATCTAAAAATGTGTTTATATATGTCACAAATGCATCTAACTTTTTTCAGTCACAGCTCGTAAAAATATTAGCTTCCGAAGTATCTAAAATAGAAGGTGCAAAGGTTGTTACAATCTATACCGATGATGTTCATGAAGCACTGAAAAATAATCAAATGGTAAACACCGATCATTGCATAGGTCAAATTCTTTTAGTTAATGACGACATAAAGAAATCGCTTAAACCACACCCTTCAATGAACGGAATCCCTATTATCCTGGTTAGTGAGAATCACTTGAATATTACAGGCTCTGACACAAATAGCATCAGTCAAATTGTGTCAGACACATACAACGGCTGCTATCATGCTGTAAACCATTTTGTGAATAATGGTCACGAGAAAATAGCCTTGCTAAATAACGGTGATCAAACGCTTGCGAAAAATAATTCAATCTTACGTGCCTATAAAGAGGCATTGGAAACAAAAGGTATTGAAATGAACGAATCCTATATTTCTCGTGGTTTAATGAATGAGGACTCTATAAGAGAATATCTCCATGCGTTATTTTTCGGATTTGATCCTCCATCTGCTATGTTTATTACAAGTGAAAGTGCATTGATCAGTACACTTAAATTCATGAGCAGCAATAACTTAAACTGTCCTGATGATCTTTCTATTGTATGTCTCAATGAAGCCAGCTGGTTTGAATTATTTTCTCCACCTATAACCTCTGTGAAGCAAAACGTTGAAGTGATCGCCAAAAAAGTGCTTGAAGTAATCTGCATGGAGGAAGACAAAGGTTCATCACCTCCTTTAAAAGAGAATTTAATGGCAGTGATTCCTACCAACCTTTCTATTCGCTCCTCTACTGCTGGAATTGCCAGAGGACCATTTGGAGAAAAAGCATCGGGTGTTGATGTGCTGGAACTATCTGTAAAAGAAAAAAATGAAATCAAAGAGCGTAATTTAACAGCAGTCATTTCCTTTCACTATATGGGTGCCGCCTGGATGGAACTCCATGAACAGGGTATAAAGAATGTGTTTCTGGAACTCGGAATTTCGTTATTAGCTATCACTAATGCCCATTTTGATGCCGACATGCAAAGCAAGCAATTGCTGGGGTTACTGGCACTGGAACCGGATATTATCATTGCAATGCCAGTAGAAAATAAAAAGACGTCTGCGGCCTTCAAGAAAATCGCTAAAAGTAATTCAAAACTTGTCTTAATTACAAACGTTCCTGATGGTCTCACTCCTGAGGATTATGTAAGCTGTGTCTCTGTAAATGAATGGTCCCATGGAAGAGTTGCTGGAAGTGGCTTAGGCAATAATATGAGAAAATATAATAAGAAAAATATTGGTATGCTTGTTTTTGATGCTGACTTTTATGCAACGAACCAGCGGGATTCTGCTGTGAAGCAACTTCTGCTTGAAGAGTTTCCTGATTTAACAATTAAGGCTGAGATTGGCTTCAAAGATGAAAATGATATATATCAAAAAACAATTGAACTATTAGAAAAGCATACTGATATTGAAGGGCTTTATATCTCGTGGGACGGTCCTGCAATGAAGGCTACTGAGGCACTTATGAGCATAGGAAGAAGCGACATGATTATCGGAACAGCAGATTTAGATTATCCTCTTGCGCTGAAAATGGCCAGGGGAGAATATATTAAATCTGTAAGCTCCCAGCGGCCGTATGAACAGGGGCAGGCAATAGCTCTGGTTGCAGCAAATGCTCTTTTGAACAAAACAGTACCTAAATTCATCGGGGTTGAGCCATTGGCAGTATCAAATGAAAACCTGATTAAAAACTGGAAAACAATCTTTAAGGAAAATGCGCCTGAAGAAATGGTCGATTTGATTAAAAATAACCGTTATCTTTGATAGTGTTTTTTAGGATAGAATTAAATACATTAGAACCTAAGCCCTTCAGAGAAAATTTGATGGGCTTAGATTTTTAATTACCTGCTTTACAATTTTCCTTGCCAATCGAGCAATTATATCTTTTTTGTCTTGCTAGTTCTTGAAATGCTTATAAAAGTGTTGTTTGTTCACGATGTTCAGCTTCACGAACAGCTACTTTATCATAAGACTTTTATTACTTGAACTTCATACGAATATTAATTTATTTAAAAAGCTATGTTAGAGATCATTGTTGTTTCTGCACAGCTGGTGATTGGAGCGTAAGGGGGCGACCCCTGCGTCCGGCCGCGGAAAGCATCCCCCTGAAGCGGAAATCAACAGCCAAGCTTTAATACAGCCATTTTAATAAGGATATCCAAAAAATAATAGCCTAACTAATTGGAGTGAAGCCAGTGTTTATACAACAACCATTTGATGAATTCTTAGGTCTTCAATATGAAAGAACTGATGAAAAAAGCGTTAAAGTGGCTTTACCTATAAAACAGCTGTACATAAACAGTTCAGGGGTGGTACATGGAGGGATCATATCATCACTAGCTGATGTAGCGATGTGTAATACAATTGGGGCTGATGAAAATAATATACAAAAAGTAGTGACAGTTGACCTTAATGTAACCTTTTTAAAAGGGGCAAAAGGGGATTTTTTATTCGCGCATGCACATGCAGTAAAGGAAGGGAGAAACCTTACACATGCAGATTGTTTAATTTATGATGAGAAAGACCAGCTGATTGCAAAAGCTAAGGGAGTGTTTTTCAATCATTCTTAAAACATCTTATTGACGAACGTACAATAGAACGCAATGAAAAATAGGCTGCTGCAGGACTGACTCACATCAGCATAAGAATATATCTAAGTGCTGTCTGAAGATAAAGGGTTAGGTTAAAAAAATAAGTTCGAAAAACCATCAGGGATATGAACTGCACCTCCAATTATTAGATTGTGTCTAATAGTTGGGGTGCAGTTCAGTGCTAAGCGGGTTATTGCGGTCGATTATCTTAATTACCGGCTCAAGCATGCGAAAAAAACCAATAAAGTGGAGATTGTAAATTTCGAAGACCATGAAAACGTAGGCGAATATTTAAAAGAGATAACAAAAGGTGGAGCAGATGCCGTTATTGATTGTTCAGGTATGAGCGATAAGATGACGCCTCTTGAATATCTTGCAGCCGGAATGAAACTTCACGGTGGTGCGATGGGCGGGCTTGTCATTGCATCCCAGGCTGTACGTAAAGCCAGGACCATCCAGATTACCGGTGTTTACGGGGGACGTTATAATGGTTTTCCTCTGGGGGATATTTTCCAGAGGAATGTTGACATTAAAACGGGCCAGGCTCCGGTTATTCCATATATGCCTTTTCTTTATAATCTGATCTCTGAAGGAAAAGTTGATATGGGTGATGTCATTACACATGCTCTTCCATTAGACCAGGCGGAGCATGGATATGAAGTGTTTGATACCAGAACCGATCATTGTATAAAAGTTATTCTAAAACCTTAAATTTAGTGAATCTGAGATGAGTTCATATGGAAATAGATTTTTGTTCTGGATAGCAGTTTTGGTATAACGTTTGTACAATATGCCCTGATGGTGGATGCTTCCATTCTAATGGAGCGCTGATTTGTTCCGGGGTATAGTGTGAAAGAAAAAGGAAAATAAAGTGCCTGCCCATTCCGCGGAATGGGCAGGCACGTATTTTATTATGTTTAAGGATTTGTTGACCACATGCCAGCTGTTTTAATGAAAACACGCGGGTTTAATTTAAGCTGTGAGACCATCAATTCAGCAAGATCTTCCGGCTGCATTACATTTTCAGGGTTGCCGCAGATAAGATTTGTTTCGATTGCCAGATCAGTAGCAACTGTACTTGGCGTTAGTGCAGTAACGCGGATGTTATGCTTTCTTACTTCAAGCATAAGTGATTCCGTTAATCCAAGCACGGCAAATTTTGAAGCACTGTACGCGCTCGTTACTGGCGCTCCCTTTTGACCGGCAGAAGAAGAAACGTTGATGATATCTCCTGCTTTTCTTTCAATCATATCTGGAAGTACGGC
This region of Jeotgalibacillus malaysiensis genomic DNA includes:
- a CDS encoding alcohol dehydrogenase, producing MQFSAKRVIAVDYLNYRLKHAKKTNKVEIVNFEDHENVGEYLKEITKGGADAVIDCSGMSDKMTPLEYLAAGMKLHGGAMGGLVIASQAVRKARTIQITGVYGGRYNGFPLGDIFQRNVDIKTGQAPVIPYMPFLYNLISEGKVDMGDVITHALPLDQAEHGYEVFDTRTDHCIKVILKP
- a CDS encoding LacI family transcriptional regulator, which translates into the protein MATIQDIAKMAGVSVATVSHVVNQTRYVSPRTVKKVEDVINSMDELPKFIVKKQKAARSNGSKNVFIYVTNASNFFQSQLVKILASEVSKIEGAKVVTIYTDDVHEALKNNQMVNTDHCIGQILLVNDDIKKSLKPHPSMNGIPIILVSENHLNITGSDTNSISQIVSDTYNGCYHAVNHFVNNGHEKIALLNNGDQTLAKNNSILRAYKEALETKGIEMNESYISRGLMNEDSIREYLHALFFGFDPPSAMFITSESALISTLKFMSSNNLNCPDDLSIVCLNEASWFELFSPPITSVKQNVEVIAKKVLEVICMEEDKGSSPPLKENLMAVIPTNLSIRSSTAGIARGPFGEKASGVDVLELSVKEKNEIKERNLTAVISFHYMGAAWMELHEQGIKNVFLELGISLLAITNAHFDADMQSKQLLGLLALEPDIIIAMPVENKKTSAAFKKIAKSNSKLVLITNVPDGLTPEDYVSCVSVNEWSHGRVAGSGLGNNMRKYNKKNIGMLVFDADFYATNQRDSAVKQLLLEEFPDLTIKAEIGFKDENDIYQKTIELLEKHTDIEGLYISWDGPAMKATEALMSIGRSDMIIGTADLDYPLALKMARGEYIKSVSSQRPYEQGQAIALVAANALLNKTVPKFIGVEPLAVSNENLIKNWKTIFKENAPEEMVDLIKNNRYL
- a CDS encoding ABC transporter permease, whose product is MPSKMSDTLKKFDWRQNIVYIAFVLILIYFSITLQDYGFLTPDNLLNIARQTAMISIMGVAMTFVIASKEIDLSVGSVAALSAITTALTMQAGLGMFAAIFVGLLTGILIGFINGYLVTKIAIPSFLVTLAMMMVVRGLAMWISGTAPIPIMSEHYIFFFGSGNVLGIPILLFWTIVIAFIGHFLLRHSVFGRQTLATGGNETAAIFSGVKTARIKMAVFMGTGAMAALAGMLYAGRLQAGRFTFGEGDELSVIAAVILGGTSLFGGVGTVVGTVIGSIMIGTINNALILQGLDVSQQMMVQGAIIILAVAFGRKTKKV